A genomic region of Pseudoalteromonas piscicida contains the following coding sequences:
- a CDS encoding MipA/OmpV family protein has protein sequence MKKLLIIISLLLPFYGICEEQSDELDDEFAWQLSVGAFYVDMTMPALIGTDSTFKHGTFLVDAKIEYKSFYLNTHSGDFFGGSDVGYQIINNGEWGIDAIYGSYMLPFSERGYYDTDDVVPELRGIRKRDQDNSLGFSYYRHVGEFLAVAEIVYDVFGDTNGWVFHLEATRNFELRNWDLWLNFGANYYSSNFHNYFYGVSEDEVNDYLTPYKPGASASAFVQMQLNYPIAEDWVFSAGASWLVGSQDTLDSPLVRSRHARVFFTGVKYVF, from the coding sequence ATGAAAAAACTACTTATAATAATCAGTTTATTGTTACCGTTTTATGGAATTTGCGAAGAACAAAGTGACGAGCTTGATGACGAGTTTGCTTGGCAGCTGAGTGTTGGTGCCTTTTACGTTGATATGACAATGCCTGCTTTGATTGGCACTGACTCGACATTCAAACATGGTACTTTTCTAGTCGATGCAAAAATAGAATATAAAAGTTTTTACTTGAATACCCACTCAGGAGATTTCTTTGGTGGCTCGGATGTTGGTTACCAAATTATCAACAATGGTGAATGGGGAATTGATGCCATTTATGGTAGTTATATGTTGCCTTTTTCTGAACGTGGTTACTACGATACCGACGATGTGGTACCTGAGCTAAGAGGCATTCGTAAACGCGATCAAGATAATTCTCTAGGCTTTTCCTATTATCGCCATGTCGGTGAATTTCTTGCCGTTGCTGAAATAGTTTATGATGTTTTTGGTGACACAAATGGTTGGGTTTTTCACCTCGAAGCGACACGTAACTTTGAATTAAGGAACTGGGATTTATGGCTTAACTTTGGCGCTAATTATTATTCTAGTAATTTTCATAATTACTTCTATGGTGTTTCAGAGGATGAGGTCAATGACTATTTGACTCCCTATAAACCCGGTGCTTCGGCCTCGGCGTTCGTACAAATGCAACTAAATTATCCAATTGCAGAAGATTGGGTGTTTAGCGCAGGCGCATCATGGTTAGTTGGTTCTCAAGATACGTTAGATAGCCCCTTAGTTCGCTCTCGCCACGCCAGAGTATTCTTTACTGGGGTGAAATATGTATTCTAA
- the infB gene encoding translation initiation factor IF-2, which translates to MAEVSINKLAESIGTTVDKLLQQLKDAGITKAEGDQVTESEKATLLDHLSKQHGGTGSTGPERMTLQRKSKSTLSVNSSGKAKSVSVEVRKKRTYVKKSAIEQQKEQERLAAEEAARKEAELMAQQQAEQQAKVEAERNAREEAERKADEEAERKAKEEAKRQADAERQAKDKQSKEVDSAQQIKERQEAERLRQEAEAAALKKAEEEAKRQAEEARRLAEENEARWKAEEEERLRREENADHHLTTSTYAREAEDESDAREEKSARRKKKRKPSAKEEAAEANAKKLKGKKGRLKAPTSLQHGFQKPAAEVKQEVRISETITVAELASRMAVKGAEVVKTMMKMGDMVTINQVIDQETAQLVAEEMGHKVIIVKENELEEKVLNDRSEDGSLEPRAPVVTVMGHVDHGKTSTLDYIRKAKVADGEAGGITQHIGAYHVETEGGMITFLDTPGHAAFTSMRARGAKATDIVVLVVAADDGVMPQTKEAVQHAKAAEVPLIVAVNKMDKEGIDPDRVKNELAQLDVIPEDWGGETQFVHISAKTGLGIDELLEAILMQSELLELRASEEGMASGVVIESRLDKGRGPIASVLVQSGTLNQGDIVLCGLEYGRVRAMKDENGKDIKTAGPSIPVEILGLSGVPAAGDEATVVRDERKAREVALYRQGKFREVKLARQQKAKLENMFSNMTEGDVSEVNIVLKADVQGSIEAIADSLTKLSTDEVKVKIVGSGVGGITETDATLAAASNAIIVGFNVRADASARKVIEAENLDLRYYSVIYDLIEEVKQAMTGMLAPEFKQEIIGLAEVRDVFKSPKIGAVAGCMVTEGVVKRSAPIRVLRDNVVIYEGELESLRRFKDDVAEVRNGMECGIGVKNYNDVKVGDQIEVFETVQVERTL; encoded by the coding sequence ATGGCAGAAGTGAGCATTAACAAACTAGCCGAGAGTATTGGTACAACTGTTGATAAATTACTACAACAGTTAAAAGATGCAGGGATCACCAAAGCCGAGGGCGATCAAGTTACTGAATCCGAAAAGGCGACGTTGCTTGATCACCTAAGCAAGCAACACGGCGGCACTGGTTCAACCGGCCCTGAGCGTATGACTCTACAGCGTAAGAGTAAAAGCACGTTAAGTGTTAACTCATCTGGTAAAGCGAAGTCTGTATCTGTAGAAGTCCGTAAGAAGCGCACTTACGTTAAAAAGAGCGCAATCGAGCAGCAGAAAGAGCAAGAACGCTTAGCTGCAGAGGAAGCTGCGCGCAAAGAAGCAGAGTTAATGGCTCAGCAACAAGCAGAGCAACAGGCCAAAGTAGAAGCTGAGCGCAATGCGCGCGAAGAAGCGGAACGCAAGGCCGATGAGGAAGCCGAGCGCAAAGCTAAAGAAGAGGCGAAGCGACAAGCGGATGCTGAACGTCAAGCCAAAGATAAGCAGAGTAAAGAAGTGGATAGCGCGCAACAAATTAAAGAACGTCAAGAAGCTGAGCGTCTGCGTCAAGAAGCAGAAGCGGCAGCCCTGAAAAAGGCAGAAGAAGAAGCAAAACGTCAAGCGGAAGAAGCTCGTCGTCTAGCTGAAGAAAATGAAGCACGTTGGAAGGCGGAAGAAGAAGAGCGTCTTCGTCGTGAAGAAAATGCTGATCACCACCTAACAACTTCTACTTACGCTCGTGAAGCGGAAGATGAGTCTGATGCACGTGAAGAGAAAAGCGCACGTCGTAAGAAGAAGAGAAAGCCAAGTGCGAAAGAAGAAGCTGCAGAAGCGAATGCGAAGAAGCTGAAAGGTAAAAAAGGTCGCTTAAAAGCGCCAACTTCGTTACAGCACGGTTTCCAAAAGCCTGCGGCAGAAGTGAAACAAGAAGTACGTATCAGTGAAACAATCACTGTTGCAGAACTTGCTTCTCGTATGGCTGTTAAAGGCGCTGAAGTTGTTAAGACAATGATGAAGATGGGTGACATGGTTACGATTAACCAAGTTATCGATCAAGAAACTGCACAGCTAGTTGCTGAAGAAATGGGTCACAAAGTCATTATAGTGAAAGAAAACGAGCTAGAAGAAAAAGTACTAAATGACCGCAGCGAAGATGGTTCTCTTGAGCCTCGTGCGCCAGTAGTAACAGTAATGGGTCACGTTGACCACGGTAAAACGTCAACACTTGACTACATTCGTAAAGCGAAAGTTGCAGACGGCGAGGCCGGCGGTATTACTCAGCATATCGGTGCATACCATGTTGAGACTGAAGGTGGCATGATCACTTTCCTAGATACTCCTGGACACGCGGCGTTTACGTCAATGCGTGCTCGTGGTGCGAAAGCAACCGATATCGTTGTACTTGTTGTTGCAGCGGACGACGGTGTAATGCCTCAGACGAAAGAAGCGGTACAACACGCGAAAGCGGCAGAAGTACCACTTATCGTTGCTGTGAACAAAATGGATAAAGAGGGCATTGACCCTGACCGCGTTAAGAATGAGCTTGCTCAACTAGACGTAATTCCAGAGGACTGGGGCGGTGAAACGCAGTTTGTTCATATCTCAGCGAAGACAGGTCTTGGTATTGATGAGCTATTAGAAGCAATCCTAATGCAATCTGAGCTATTAGAGCTACGAGCTTCTGAAGAAGGTATGGCATCTGGTGTGGTAATCGAATCTCGCCTCGATAAAGGTCGCGGTCCGATTGCTTCTGTACTTGTTCAATCAGGTACTTTAAACCAAGGTGATATCGTACTTTGTGGTCTTGAATATGGCCGTGTTCGTGCGATGAAAGACGAAAACGGTAAAGACATCAAAACCGCAGGTCCTTCAATTCCAGTAGAGATCTTAGGTCTTTCTGGCGTACCAGCAGCTGGTGATGAAGCGACAGTAGTTCGTGATGAGCGTAAAGCTCGTGAAGTGGCACTATACCGTCAAGGTAAGTTCCGCGAAGTGAAGCTTGCTCGTCAGCAGAAAGCGAAGCTTGAGAACATGTTCTCTAACATGACTGAAGGCGACGTATCAGAAGTGAACATCGTTCTGAAAGCAGACGTTCAAGGCTCTATCGAAGCAATCGCTGATTCATTGACTAAACTGTCTACAGATGAAGTGAAAGTGAAGATCGTCGGTTCAGGTGTTGGTGGTATCACTGAAACGGATGCAACGCTTGCAGCGGCTTCTAACGCTATCATCGTTGGCTTTAACGTACGTGCGGATGCTTCTGCTCGTAAAGTCATTGAAGCTGAGAACCTAGACTTACGTTACTACAGCGTTATCTACGATCTAATCGAAGAAGTGAAACAAGCAATGACAGGTATGCTTGCACCAGAATTTAAGCAAGAGATCATTGGTCTTGCTGAAGTTCGTGACGTGTTCAAGTCGCCTAAGATCGGCGCTGTTGCAGGTTGTATGGTAACTGAAGGTGTGGTTAAACGTAGCGCGCCAATCCGTGTACTTCGTGATAACGTGGTTATTTACGAAGGTGAACTTGAGTCACTACGTCGCTTTAAAGATGACGTTGCTGAAGTTCGTAACGGTATGGAATGTGGTATCGGCGTTAAGAACTACAACGACGTTAAAGTCGGTGACCAAATCGAAGTATTTGAAACTGTACAGGTAGAGCGTACGCTTTAA
- a CDS encoding delta-class carbonic anhydrase produces the protein MRTVIKSSKLTALSIFSFEAFAAQCESAGPQTPRDIDSLQGHNKRVFAMAPPKEKLNLCNIHFHKNAEHKAKDFSVVSNDPKYGGFQCNATASLTPAELAPVDDKVCNNVKPGDTIEVHWVHSSCDVKPGPTLGACLNDSCANPDLRVETQVFLVVNDENAQDFTELDYQGQVGGYHQAGALPSNTGTPVEFLGSTTGPSYNNQQCSPLQVSWSVRPSCAKVDINSLARWCKDNAFEEDHAHGIRKLVTDPQLLSPITH, from the coding sequence ATGAGAACGGTTATAAAATCAAGCAAATTGACAGCGCTGTCTATATTTAGCTTCGAAGCGTTTGCAGCGCAATGTGAGTCGGCAGGACCGCAAACACCGAGAGATATTGATAGTTTGCAGGGTCACAACAAACGGGTTTTTGCTATGGCGCCGCCAAAAGAAAAACTCAATCTATGTAACATCCATTTTCATAAAAATGCAGAACATAAAGCCAAAGACTTCTCTGTCGTTTCCAATGACCCAAAGTACGGCGGATTCCAATGTAATGCAACTGCAAGCCTCACCCCTGCGGAGCTTGCTCCTGTAGACGATAAAGTATGTAACAACGTAAAGCCCGGCGATACCATTGAAGTACACTGGGTTCATAGCTCTTGTGATGTAAAACCTGGCCCGACACTTGGCGCTTGCTTAAATGATAGCTGTGCCAACCCCGATCTACGCGTCGAAACTCAGGTGTTTTTAGTGGTTAATGATGAAAATGCACAAGACTTCACTGAGCTTGATTATCAAGGCCAAGTTGGCGGCTACCATCAAGCAGGTGCGCTACCAAGCAATACAGGCACACCAGTTGAGTTTTTAGGTTCAACTACAGGACCTAGCTATAACAACCAACAGTGCTCACCTTTACAGGTAAGCTGGAGTGTACGCCCAAGCTGTGCCAAAGTTGATATAAATAGTCTCGCGCGTTGGTGTAAAGATAATGCTTTTGAAGAGGACCATGCGCATGGCATTCGTAAACTCGTGACGGATCCACAGTTACTTTCACCAATTACGCACTAA
- a CDS encoding DASH family cryptochrome translates to MKVGLYLFENDCRLSDNPALTTLASQVDTLICIYLPTVNLWTARKAQCSPSFTVECYRNQTLNALHQSLASQQQKLYLLRDTAQLKALTEIIHTQQVTHIGRAVHPGFDEQKLWLKLQDNFPHIQYISAYSNTLFEPDSLPISVSELPPSFTPFRKTVEEIEPKLPIATPQLPPRPNRVSDLAEFKANSSYSIKVAAGEAQAQQQLQQYFQTDAALTYKETRNALFGEHFSTRFSPILAYGAISPRQIKQALTQFEQQRGANESTYWIWFELLWREYFHWYALKHQHTLFSFSGVKAKTPKTSFYPERFLKWCQGRTPNALVNAIMHELTKTGWISNRARQIAASYFVNELQLDWRYGAAFFEQHLIDYDVAANWGNWQYIAGVGADPRGGRHFNITKQQALFDPDGEYIKLWQGEATPQLDSQDHVGWPLEDN, encoded by the coding sequence ATGAAAGTAGGACTCTATTTATTTGAAAACGACTGCCGCCTTAGTGATAATCCCGCACTTACGACGCTGGCGTCTCAAGTCGACACACTTATCTGCATTTATCTACCCACTGTAAACCTCTGGACGGCTCGCAAAGCGCAGTGCTCACCTTCTTTTACTGTCGAATGTTATCGCAATCAGACGCTCAATGCCTTACATCAATCACTAGCGTCACAACAACAGAAGCTGTATCTGTTGCGTGACACAGCTCAGCTCAAAGCACTGACTGAGATTATTCATACACAACAGGTAACTCATATTGGTCGCGCTGTTCATCCAGGATTCGATGAACAAAAGCTTTGGTTAAAACTACAAGACAATTTCCCACATATTCAATACATTAGTGCTTATTCAAACACCCTTTTTGAACCAGACTCACTACCAATCAGCGTCAGTGAACTACCACCGAGCTTTACGCCATTTCGCAAAACTGTAGAGGAAATTGAACCTAAATTACCTATTGCAACCCCACAGCTTCCACCAAGACCGAATCGGGTATCAGATTTAGCTGAATTTAAAGCAAACTCTTCATACAGTATCAAAGTAGCCGCCGGTGAAGCGCAAGCTCAGCAGCAACTACAACAATACTTCCAAACGGATGCGGCTCTTACATACAAAGAAACCCGAAACGCCTTGTTCGGTGAGCATTTTTCCACTCGGTTTAGTCCAATACTTGCCTATGGCGCTATCAGTCCTAGACAGATCAAGCAAGCACTTACTCAATTTGAGCAGCAAAGAGGCGCAAATGAATCAACCTATTGGATTTGGTTTGAACTGTTGTGGCGTGAGTACTTTCATTGGTATGCACTTAAACATCAACACACGCTATTTAGCTTTTCAGGCGTCAAAGCCAAAACACCAAAAACCAGTTTCTATCCAGAGCGCTTTTTAAAGTGGTGCCAAGGCCGAACGCCCAATGCACTGGTCAATGCCATTATGCACGAATTGACTAAAACCGGTTGGATTTCCAACAGGGCAAGACAAATAGCTGCGAGCTACTTTGTGAATGAGCTTCAGCTAGATTGGCGCTATGGCGCCGCTTTTTTTGAGCAACATCTTATCGATTACGACGTCGCGGCAAATTGGGGAAATTGGCAGTATATAGCGGGTGTTGGAGCTGATCCTCGTGGCGGTCGCCATTTCAATATCACAAAGCAACAAGCACTATTTGACCCAGATGGTGAATATATAAAATTATGGCAAGGAGAAGCCACTCCACAACTTGACAGCCAAGATCATGTTGGTTGGCCTTTGGAGGATAACTAA
- a CDS encoding cryptochrome/photolyase family protein: MAQQKPQYKGLRLILGDQLNAKHSWFADDKAEYLYLIAELKQEADYTKHHIQKVCAFFKAMANFAVALDKAGFHVLHLTLDETQDYSDLPALIAYLCDKYQVSSFDYQRPDEYRLLKQMMELTLDQLQVRCYDTEHFLVPYEELDDYLTPGKHTTMEFFYRKLRRRFNVLMDDGEPLGKQWNYDSQNRNKLKQKDIDAIPQPLCFANDVSDILKRIKRHKVKTIGNSEESLLWPTTRAQAQDLLAFFCEHLLPSFGQFQDAMTCKSDDKWTLYHSRLSFALNAKMLHPKHVIDSAIAAYQDNSQIDITQIEGFVRQILGWREYIRAVYWLNMPDYRHKNYLLAQRNLPSYFWHGKTKMRCLSEAITQSLDYAYAHHIQRLMVTGNFCLLTGVHPDQVDEWYLGIYIDAIEWVEMPNTRGMTQFADHGIVATKPYAASGNYMQKMSDYCQHCHYDVKQKSSDDACPLNSLYWHFMHRHEDKFANNHRIGMIYRNWQKQDEKTRQEVLKRAQWCLDNIEQL, translated from the coding sequence ATGGCACAACAAAAACCTCAATATAAAGGCCTCAGATTAATTCTTGGCGACCAACTCAATGCCAAACATAGTTGGTTTGCTGACGATAAAGCAGAGTATCTTTATCTGATAGCAGAACTCAAACAAGAGGCCGACTACACCAAACATCACATTCAAAAAGTGTGTGCTTTCTTCAAAGCCATGGCGAATTTTGCCGTCGCGCTGGATAAAGCTGGATTCCATGTGCTACATCTCACCCTCGATGAGACTCAGGACTATTCGGATCTCCCCGCTTTAATTGCGTATTTATGTGATAAATATCAGGTGTCGAGCTTTGACTATCAAAGACCGGATGAATATCGCTTACTGAAACAAATGATGGAATTAACACTCGACCAGTTACAGGTTCGTTGCTATGACACTGAGCATTTTTTAGTCCCCTATGAAGAGCTGGATGACTACTTAACGCCAGGAAAACACACTACAATGGAGTTTTTCTATCGCAAACTCAGGCGCCGCTTTAATGTATTAATGGACGACGGTGAGCCGCTTGGCAAGCAATGGAATTACGATAGTCAAAACCGTAACAAACTCAAGCAAAAAGACATCGACGCTATCCCACAACCGCTTTGTTTTGCCAACGATGTTAGTGACATTTTAAAGCGGATTAAGCGGCATAAAGTAAAGACCATTGGCAACAGCGAAGAATCATTGCTATGGCCGACTACCCGTGCGCAAGCTCAAGATCTTTTGGCCTTTTTCTGTGAACACCTATTGCCTTCGTTCGGTCAATTTCAAGATGCAATGACCTGTAAAAGTGACGATAAATGGACACTGTATCACTCACGACTCTCTTTTGCCCTCAACGCAAAAATGCTTCACCCCAAACACGTTATCGACAGTGCTATCGCAGCATACCAAGACAACTCACAAATTGATATTACACAGATTGAGGGGTTTGTAAGGCAAATATTAGGCTGGCGAGAGTATATCCGAGCTGTTTACTGGCTCAATATGCCTGACTACCGCCATAAAAATTACTTGCTTGCTCAGCGTAATCTACCAAGCTATTTTTGGCATGGAAAAACGAAGATGCGTTGCCTCAGTGAAGCCATCACCCAAAGCCTAGATTACGCCTACGCCCACCATATTCAACGATTAATGGTCACGGGAAACTTTTGCCTATTGACCGGAGTTCACCCAGATCAAGTGGATGAATGGTATTTAGGTATATACATCGACGCCATTGAATGGGTAGAAATGCCAAACACCAGAGGCATGACACAATTTGCTGATCACGGCATAGTAGCAACCAAACCCTACGCCGCAAGCGGTAACTACATGCAAAAAATGAGTGATTATTGTCAACATTGTCACTACGACGTCAAGCAAAAATCGAGTGATGATGCCTGCCCACTAAACAGCCTCTATTGGCATTTTATGCACCGCCATGAGGATAAGTTTGCCAATAACCACCGGATTGGCATGATCTATCGAAATTGGCAAAAACAAGATGAGAAAACACGGCAGGAAGTGCTCAAAAGGGCACAATGGTGCTTAGATAACATTGAGCAACTTTAG
- the nusA gene encoding transcription termination factor NusA, producing MAKEILLVAEAVSNEKAVPREKIFEALEFALATATKKKHGGEIEVRVTIDRKTGEYDTFRRWKAVEPQEDGSLENPYAEITFEAAQVDEPDIQLGDYVEEQIESIKFDRITTQMAKQVIVQKVREAERALVVDAYKDQKGELVTGVVKKATRDAIVIDLGNNAEAVIYREDMLPRESFRPGDRVRGLLYEVKPEARGAQLFVTRSKPEMLMELFRIEVPEIGEEMIELRGAARDPGSRAKIAVKSNDKRIDPVGACVGMRGARVQAVSSELGGERVDIVLYDDNPAQFVINAMAPAEVASIVMDEDTRTMEIAVEADNLAQAIGRNGQNVRLASQLTGWELNVMTVEEMERKSSEESDKLVNLFTENLDIDDDFATLLINEGFSSLEEVAYVPVAEFLEIDGLDEETVEELRNRAKDALTTKALRDEESLENAEPAEDLLALEGLERHTAFVFASKGIVTLEDLAEQGIDDLVEISELSEEQAGELIMAARNICWFSEE from the coding sequence ATGGCAAAAGAAATATTGTTGGTGGCAGAAGCTGTTTCCAATGAAAAAGCGGTCCCAAGAGAAAAGATTTTTGAAGCATTAGAGTTCGCACTAGCGACAGCAACAAAAAAGAAGCATGGCGGTGAAATCGAAGTACGCGTTACTATCGACCGTAAAACGGGCGAGTACGATACTTTTCGTCGTTGGAAAGCGGTTGAACCACAAGAAGACGGTTCACTAGAGAATCCATATGCGGAAATCACGTTTGAAGCGGCGCAAGTTGATGAGCCTGACATTCAATTAGGTGATTACGTTGAAGAGCAGATCGAATCAATTAAATTTGACCGTATCACCACACAGATGGCGAAACAGGTAATCGTACAAAAAGTACGTGAAGCTGAGCGCGCATTAGTTGTTGATGCATATAAAGATCAAAAAGGCGAGCTAGTGACAGGTGTTGTTAAAAAAGCAACGCGTGACGCTATCGTTATCGACCTTGGTAACAATGCTGAAGCGGTAATTTACCGTGAAGACATGCTACCACGCGAAAGCTTCCGTCCGGGTGACCGTGTACGTGGCCTACTTTATGAAGTGAAGCCTGAAGCGCGTGGTGCACAGCTATTTGTTACGCGTTCTAAGCCTGAGATGTTGATGGAACTATTCCGCATTGAGGTTCCAGAAATTGGCGAAGAAATGATTGAGCTTAGAGGCGCTGCACGTGACCCTGGTTCTCGTGCTAAAATCGCTGTAAAATCAAACGACAAGCGTATTGACCCTGTAGGTGCATGTGTTGGTATGCGTGGCGCACGTGTACAAGCTGTGTCTTCAGAACTTGGTGGTGAGCGTGTTGACATCGTACTTTACGATGATAACCCAGCACAGTTCGTGATCAACGCGATGGCACCGGCTGAAGTAGCTTCAATCGTAATGGATGAAGATACGCGCACGATGGAAATTGCAGTTGAAGCCGACAACCTAGCGCAAGCGATTGGTCGTAATGGTCAAAACGTACGTTTAGCTAGCCAACTTACTGGTTGGGAACTAAACGTAATGACAGTGGAAGAGATGGAGCGTAAGAGCTCGGAAGAATCAGATAAATTGGTTAATCTATTCACTGAAAATCTAGACATCGACGATGATTTTGCAACACTACTGATTAACGAAGGCTTCTCTTCACTTGAAGAAGTGGCTTATGTGCCAGTAGCTGAATTTTTAGAAATCGACGGTCTAGACGAAGAAACCGTTGAAGAGTTACGTAACCGTGCAAAAGATGCACTGACTACGAAAGCACTTCGCGATGAAGAAAGTCTAGAAAATGCAGAGCCTGCAGAAGACCTACTAGCACTTGAAGGACTTGAGCGTCATACCGCTTTTGTTTTTGCTAGCAAAGGTATCGTTACACTTGAAGACCTTGCAGAGCAAGGTATTGATGACTTAGTTGAAATTTCTGAGTTATCAGAAGAGCAAGCTGGTGAGTTAATCATGGCTGCACGTAACATTTGCTGGTTCAGCGAAGAGTAA
- a CDS encoding phospholipase C/P1 nuclease family protein has product MKKYLLPLALVVAAGQSHAFSQETHKRIVIDAVNYMAQNPTTTQYAKLQAYAQANGMSVSALANLLGQAAYDVDDFEDTFFCGAITGDCVQAPLWGAAESIVKYTSYWHFQNHTQGADTHGNDFGGYNYQKLTVWGSVDTMAATWLKGDYLDDGHGGETGWFSADDTEYDSYGITEKHYRIDSHSTYSMYDDFEEMPFQPIDNLGQYWYQSYVQSGNPQVLGFVFHTTDLLQPHHTWTTSDLNHAGWESWVKDYYDQESLNDFTLVKQAMNSFSAVDTNSTDIRPLLTQGGAFSYSQGGIVLNSEDHYDRVNTGKQVIPHAIAMVVHLLNHAMDVR; this is encoded by the coding sequence ATGAAAAAATATTTACTCCCTTTGGCGCTAGTAGTCGCTGCTGGTCAAAGCCACGCATTTAGTCAAGAAACACATAAGCGTATCGTAATCGACGCTGTGAACTACATGGCGCAAAACCCGACAACAACACAATATGCAAAGCTACAAGCCTACGCACAAGCTAATGGTATGTCTGTATCTGCACTTGCCAACTTATTAGGTCAAGCGGCTTATGACGTCGATGATTTTGAAGATACGTTTTTTTGTGGTGCCATTACAGGTGACTGTGTACAAGCACCTCTTTGGGGTGCTGCTGAAAGCATCGTGAAATACACCAGCTACTGGCACTTCCAAAACCATACTCAAGGAGCTGATACTCACGGCAATGACTTCGGTGGTTATAATTATCAAAAGTTAACCGTGTGGGGCTCTGTTGATACGATGGCGGCGACTTGGCTAAAAGGCGATTATTTAGACGATGGTCATGGCGGCGAAACTGGATGGTTTAGTGCTGATGACACTGAATACGATAGTTATGGGATAACAGAAAAGCACTATCGTATTGATAGTCACTCAACGTACAGCATGTATGATGACTTTGAAGAAATGCCTTTTCAACCGATTGACAACTTAGGTCAGTATTGGTACCAAAGTTATGTGCAAAGCGGGAACCCACAAGTACTCGGTTTTGTATTTCACACCACGGATTTACTTCAACCACACCATACTTGGACAACATCAGATCTAAATCATGCTGGCTGGGAGTCTTGGGTGAAAGACTATTATGATCAAGAATCATTAAATGACTTTACTTTGGTCAAGCAAGCAATGAATAGTTTTAGTGCAGTTGATACTAACTCAACAGACATCCGCCCACTACTAACGCAAGGTGGCGCTTTCTCCTACTCACAAGGTGGTATCGTATTGAACTCTGAGGATCATTACGACCGCGTAAATACAGGAAAACAAGTGATCCCACATGCGATAGCTATGGTGGTTCACTTACTTAATCACGCGATGGACGTGAGATAA
- a CDS encoding DUF3019 domain-containing protein, with protein sequence MYSKLITWIVLFLGIMLSHQLHAEETNSVGILHAVPSKCVALNQGRTCYADVKVTVNAPTEGDYCIRESLSKKILQCWAKADTFKYELDFSSDESLSYELISKQSRDVLAVTTIEVNWVHKVKTKKRRWRLF encoded by the coding sequence ATGTATTCTAAATTAATCACATGGATAGTGTTGTTTCTTGGGATCATGTTGAGCCACCAGCTCCACGCCGAAGAAACTAACTCAGTGGGAATACTTCATGCTGTACCGAGCAAGTGTGTTGCCCTGAACCAGGGGAGGACTTGCTATGCGGACGTCAAAGTAACGGTAAATGCACCAACTGAAGGTGACTATTGCATTCGAGAGAGTTTGTCGAAAAAGATCCTCCAGTGTTGGGCCAAAGCGGATACTTTTAAATATGAGTTAGACTTTAGCTCTGATGAGAGTTTGAGCTATGAGCTTATCTCAAAGCAGTCTCGAGATGTGCTAGCAGTGACCACTATTGAAGTGAACTGGGTTCACAAAGTAAAAACCAAAAAAAGGCGTTGGCGCCTCTTTTAA
- the rimP gene encoding ribosome maturation factor RimP yields MSKLEQDLTEMLEPAVAACGFELLGLEFVQAGRHSTLRVYIDHENGINVDDCAEVSRQVSAILDVEDPITNEYSLEVSSPGVDRPLFKQAHYEAAVGEEVRLRTKLPQEGRRNFKGDLVAVNGDMITLKVDAQDFILMLSNIERANIIAKF; encoded by the coding sequence GTGTCAAAACTCGAGCAAGATTTGACTGAAATGTTGGAGCCTGCAGTTGCTGCGTGTGGCTTTGAATTACTCGGTCTTGAGTTTGTGCAAGCTGGTCGTCATTCTACACTTCGTGTATATATCGATCATGAAAACGGCATTAATGTAGATGACTGTGCGGAAGTGAGTCGTCAAGTTAGTGCAATTTTAGATGTCGAAGACCCGATTACGAACGAATATAGTTTGGAAGTATCTTCTCCTGGTGTTGACAGACCATTATTCAAACAAGCTCACTATGAAGCAGCAGTGGGAGAGGAAGTACGTTTGCGTACTAAACTTCCGCAAGAAGGTCGCCGTAATTTTAAAGGCGACTTAGTAGCAGTTAATGGCGATATGATCACGTTAAAAGTTGACGCTCAGGATTTCATCTTGATGTTGAGCAACATTGAGCGTGCCAATATCATCGCAAAATTCTAA